One window from the genome of Catenulispora sp. MAP5-51 encodes:
- a CDS encoding C39 family peptidase — protein MSASSQSDRRGSGGAVSRRVVLAGGAAVGAAMVGVAEAGTASAATNSTDTEAAMAGGATATKNTDQARVRFDRWTTWADFRCGESHGVLALPGPRLGVVIAEPVGTTSYTDPYLNTTAEYEYATWTSPARRLDFGATQLTAHWNADTPKGTFLKVELLATMEDGHRDTWIMGIWASDDSEIDRTSVNGQSNAYGEIDTDTWSAETGHSMRSYQLRLTVLRRPGTHATPRLWQIGATASAVPDRTTVPASTPGPATGVTLAVKPYAQNVHKGQYVQYGGGGEAWCSPTSTEMVVEFWGKGPTAEQLAWVDPSYADPSVDEAARYSYDYGYQGTGNWPFTCAYAASYGLDAMVVRLNSLTELEVLVAAGFPVVTSQSFTLAENGYYASDGHLWCVIGFTDTGDVIVNDPASNSDSDVYTVYPRRMFETVWLRTNYTKADGTPGYGSGGVAYLIKPHDKALPPVVDPRNPTWPSDHWG, from the coding sequence ATGTCGGCGAGCTCTCAATCAGATCGGCGGGGTTCGGGCGGTGCGGTGAGCCGGCGGGTGGTGCTCGCCGGCGGGGCGGCCGTGGGCGCCGCTATGGTCGGGGTCGCGGAGGCGGGGACGGCGTCCGCAGCCACGAACAGCACAGACACGGAGGCCGCGATGGCCGGCGGGGCCACGGCTACGAAGAACACGGACCAGGCCCGCGTCCGGTTCGACCGGTGGACCACCTGGGCCGACTTCCGGTGCGGCGAGTCGCACGGCGTCCTGGCGCTTCCCGGGCCGCGGCTGGGCGTGGTGATAGCCGAGCCGGTGGGGACCACGTCCTACACCGACCCCTACCTGAACACCACCGCCGAGTACGAATACGCGACCTGGACCTCCCCGGCCCGGCGGCTGGACTTCGGCGCGACGCAGCTGACCGCGCACTGGAACGCCGACACCCCGAAGGGCACGTTCCTGAAGGTGGAGCTGCTCGCCACGATGGAGGACGGCCACCGCGACACCTGGATCATGGGCATCTGGGCCTCCGACGACAGCGAGATCGACCGCACCTCGGTCAACGGCCAGAGCAACGCCTACGGCGAGATCGACACGGACACCTGGAGCGCCGAGACCGGCCACTCCATGCGGTCCTACCAACTGCGCCTGACCGTGTTGCGCCGCCCCGGAACCCACGCCACGCCGCGGCTCTGGCAGATCGGCGCCACGGCGTCGGCGGTCCCGGACCGCACCACCGTGCCGGCCAGCACCCCCGGCCCGGCCACCGGCGTCACGCTGGCGGTCAAGCCGTACGCGCAGAACGTCCACAAGGGCCAGTACGTGCAGTACGGCGGCGGCGGTGAGGCATGGTGCAGCCCGACGTCGACGGAGATGGTGGTCGAGTTCTGGGGCAAGGGGCCGACCGCGGAGCAGCTGGCGTGGGTCGACCCGAGCTACGCCGACCCCTCGGTGGACGAGGCCGCGCGCTACAGCTACGACTACGGCTACCAGGGCACCGGGAACTGGCCGTTCACGTGCGCCTACGCCGCGTCCTACGGACTGGACGCGATGGTCGTGCGCCTGAACTCGCTAACCGAGCTGGAGGTGCTGGTCGCCGCCGGGTTCCCGGTGGTGACGTCGCAGTCCTTCACTCTGGCCGAGAACGGCTACTACGCCAGCGACGGCCACCTGTGGTGCGTCATCGGGTTCACGGACACCGGCGACGTGATCGTGAACGACCCGGCCAGCAACAGCGACTCGGACGTGTACACGGTCTACCCGCGCCGGATGTTCGAGACGGTGTGGCTGCGCACCAACTACACCAAGGCCGACGGCACCCCGGGGTACGGCTCCGGCGGCGTCGCGTACCTGATCAAACCGCACGACAAGGCGCTGCCGCCGGTCGTGGACCCGCGGAACCCCACCTGGCCGTCCGACCACTGGGGCTGA
- a CDS encoding CehA/McbA family metallohydrolase — translation MCTDGYCEHNVAPLPEPADSAASGLSRRGVLTVGAATAALTLGPMTFAHAAEGSQGASGGTPADGTQVTQTITGHLDTGAADFVYLPVQIPAGVKQIDVSYSYDHPTVAAGDKTNSCDIGVFDERGTALGGPGFRGWSGGFRTAFSINATEATPGYLPGPVNKGTWHIALGPYQVAQVGMNYQVQVTLTYGKPGAPFVPNYPPTRAKGRGQAWYRGDCHLHTVYSDGKRLPSEVAAGARAANLDFMVSTDHNTNSSHGVWGQYAGPDLLIITGEEITTRNGHWVAMGLPAGEWIDWRYRSRDDAFPRFAREVRKHGGIVAPAHMYCAYVACQWKFGFDDADVTEVWTGPWTYDDEHAVSTWDQKLGEAVRSGTRWLPAVGNSDAHSVPQVIGLPHNVVYADDLRTDAVMDGFRAGRNWIAESSAVTLDLTVTGAGKQAGIGQTLKAPAQAPVDVRLEVHGVPNGTVRLITDEGQMFQQSLDAAGDGVVVWRTTPSLAAYVRAEVRHPMADGTPGQGNTMGDALMFGPMAALTNPVFLKETRG, via the coding sequence ATGTGCACTGATGGCTATTGCGAGCACAACGTCGCCCCGCTGCCCGAGCCGGCCGACTCCGCCGCCTCCGGCCTGTCCCGCCGAGGCGTCCTGACCGTCGGCGCCGCGACCGCGGCGCTCACTCTGGGCCCGATGACCTTCGCCCACGCCGCCGAGGGCAGCCAGGGCGCGTCCGGCGGCACCCCGGCCGACGGCACCCAGGTCACCCAGACCATCACCGGCCACCTCGACACCGGCGCCGCCGACTTCGTCTACCTGCCGGTCCAGATCCCGGCCGGGGTGAAGCAGATCGACGTCTCCTACTCCTACGACCACCCCACCGTGGCCGCCGGCGACAAGACGAACTCCTGCGACATCGGCGTCTTCGACGAGCGCGGCACCGCCTTGGGCGGTCCGGGCTTCCGCGGCTGGTCCGGCGGCTTCCGGACCGCCTTCTCCATCAACGCCACCGAGGCGACCCCCGGCTACCTGCCCGGCCCGGTCAACAAGGGCACCTGGCACATCGCCCTGGGCCCCTACCAGGTCGCGCAGGTCGGCATGAACTACCAGGTCCAGGTCACCCTGACCTACGGCAAGCCCGGCGCCCCGTTCGTCCCGAACTACCCGCCGACCCGCGCCAAGGGCCGCGGCCAGGCTTGGTACCGCGGGGACTGCCACCTGCACACCGTCTACTCCGACGGCAAGCGGCTGCCCAGCGAGGTCGCCGCCGGCGCCCGCGCGGCGAACCTGGACTTCATGGTCTCCACCGACCACAACACCAACTCCTCGCACGGCGTCTGGGGCCAGTACGCCGGACCGGACCTGCTGATCATCACCGGCGAGGAGATCACCACCCGCAACGGGCACTGGGTCGCCATGGGCCTGCCGGCCGGGGAGTGGATCGACTGGCGCTACCGCAGCCGCGACGACGCCTTCCCGCGCTTCGCCCGCGAGGTGCGCAAGCACGGCGGCATCGTCGCGCCGGCGCACATGTACTGCGCCTACGTCGCCTGCCAGTGGAAGTTCGGGTTCGACGACGCCGACGTCACCGAGGTGTGGACCGGCCCCTGGACCTACGACGACGAGCACGCCGTGAGCACCTGGGACCAGAAGCTCGGCGAGGCGGTCCGCTCCGGCACCCGCTGGCTCCCGGCCGTGGGCAACAGCGACGCGCACAGTGTCCCGCAGGTGATCGGCCTGCCGCACAACGTCGTGTACGCCGACGACCTGCGCACCGACGCGGTCATGGACGGATTCCGCGCCGGCCGCAACTGGATCGCCGAGTCCAGCGCGGTGACCCTGGACCTCACCGTCACCGGCGCCGGCAAGCAGGCCGGCATCGGCCAGACCCTGAAGGCGCCCGCGCAGGCCCCGGTGGACGTCCGGCTGGAGGTGCACGGCGTCCCGAACGGCACCGTCCGCCTCATCACCGACGAGGGGCAGATGTTCCAGCAGTCGCTGGACGCCGCCGGCGACGGTGTCGTCGTCTGGCGCACCACGCCCTCGCTGGCCGCCTACGTCCGCGCCGAGGTCCGCCACCCGATGGCCGACGGCACCCCGGGCCAGGGCAACACGATGGGCGACGCCCTGATGTTCGGCCCGATGGCGGCCCTGACCAACCCGGTGTTCCTGAAGGAGACCCGCGGCTAG
- a CDS encoding SAM-dependent methyltransferase: MVDEHQASKTGGPPEPPATSADSAHSTAGNGGTMDAVDTIDNPLIPGWLPPELDTTRAHTARIYEYLLGGMHYFDVDREAAETALRHVPQAREILQENRAFLNRATRFLAASGITQFLDLGSGLPGTDNIGDVARKTHPEARTVFVDYDPMVAVHGRALVAAADPAHTAVVEADIRRPAEVMADPELRRILDLNRPVALVLNSLLHFISPDEDPHAIVAQFLAAVPTGSALVVSHITDGGRPVQAEAAVRAWDQATSPMFMRTEDEIRNLFAGTEIIEPGIVPRPLWRPDGEVREDWEEIWGLVGVGIKR, translated from the coding sequence GTGGTTGACGAACATCAGGCCTCGAAGACCGGCGGGCCGCCCGAACCGCCCGCGACCTCGGCGGACAGTGCGCACTCAACGGCCGGCAACGGGGGGACCATGGACGCCGTCGACACCATCGACAACCCCCTGATACCCGGCTGGCTCCCCCCGGAACTGGACACCACCCGGGCCCACACCGCGCGCATCTACGAGTACCTGCTGGGCGGCATGCACTACTTCGACGTGGACCGCGAGGCCGCCGAGACGGCCCTGCGCCACGTCCCCCAGGCCCGCGAGATCCTCCAGGAGAACCGCGCCTTCCTCAACCGGGCGACCAGATTCCTCGCCGCCTCCGGCATCACCCAGTTCCTGGACCTCGGCAGCGGCCTGCCCGGCACCGACAACATCGGCGACGTGGCCCGCAAGACGCACCCCGAGGCGCGCACCGTGTTCGTCGACTACGACCCGATGGTCGCCGTCCACGGCCGCGCCCTGGTCGCCGCCGCGGACCCGGCCCACACCGCGGTCGTCGAAGCCGACATCCGCCGCCCCGCCGAGGTCATGGCCGACCCCGAACTACGCCGCATCCTGGACCTGAACCGCCCGGTGGCCCTGGTGCTGAACTCCCTGCTGCACTTCATATCGCCCGACGAGGACCCCCACGCCATCGTCGCGCAGTTCCTGGCAGCGGTCCCCACCGGCAGCGCCCTGGTGGTCTCGCACATCACCGACGGCGGCCGCCCGGTCCAGGCCGAGGCCGCAGTCCGCGCCTGGGACCAGGCGACCTCGCCGATGTTCATGCGCACCGAGGACGAGATCAGGAACCTGTTCGCGGGGACCGAGATCATCGAGCCCGGGATCGTGCCCCGGCCGCTGTGGCGGCCTGATGGCGAGGTGCGCGAGGACTGGGAGGAGATCTGGGGGCTGGTGGGGGTCGGGATCAAGCGGTGA
- a CDS encoding winged helix-turn-helix domain-containing protein, which translates to METIDYGPGDLGRVRFVASPLGHLIHGVHDGPCSRQSPWRQRWWPKARRQVSLGSAKLVPLINRAHPDAPAFLPLAIAGDGAASPTFEQELDQLRATPPHLLGYRLATTPVRTDESDRLIRGLRNQEDASLRAVVDGLLALYRATLMPDWPTVAEHLQRDISMRRRQLQRHGTLPMLTNLHPDITWRPHTDPADPPRGLILAPCLFGQQRAHGGPGADGTQVVIYPTADLDEAHPDPEDHLAALLGAGRAAVLRSLRSPASTSGLAVRLGISAPMASTHTALLRNAGLVTTARDGKSVRHELTAVGRQLVELNPGDG; encoded by the coding sequence ATGGAGACCATCGACTACGGCCCCGGGGACCTGGGACGGGTCCGCTTCGTGGCGTCGCCGCTGGGCCACCTGATCCACGGCGTGCACGACGGCCCGTGCAGCCGGCAGTCCCCGTGGCGCCAGCGATGGTGGCCCAAAGCCCGCCGCCAGGTGAGCCTCGGCTCGGCGAAACTCGTCCCCCTGATCAACCGCGCGCACCCCGACGCCCCGGCCTTCCTCCCGCTGGCCATCGCCGGCGACGGCGCCGCGTCCCCGACCTTCGAGCAGGAACTGGACCAGCTGCGCGCCACACCCCCGCACCTGCTGGGCTACCGCCTGGCCACCACCCCGGTCCGCACCGACGAGTCCGACCGCCTGATCCGCGGCCTGCGCAACCAGGAGGACGCCTCGCTACGCGCCGTCGTCGACGGCCTGCTGGCCCTGTACCGCGCCACCCTGATGCCGGACTGGCCGACCGTCGCCGAACACCTCCAGCGCGACATATCGATGCGCCGCCGCCAGCTCCAGCGCCACGGCACCCTCCCGATGCTGACGAACCTGCACCCTGACATCACCTGGCGCCCGCACACGGACCCCGCCGACCCGCCCCGCGGCCTGATCCTGGCCCCGTGCCTGTTCGGCCAGCAGCGCGCCCACGGCGGCCCCGGCGCCGACGGCACGCAGGTCGTGATCTACCCGACCGCCGACCTCGACGAGGCACACCCCGACCCCGAGGACCACCTAGCGGCCCTGTTGGGCGCTGGACGCGCGGCGGTACTGCGCAGCCTGCGGTCGCCGGCCTCGACGTCGGGACTGGCGGTGCGGCTGGGGATCTCGGCACCGATGGCCTCCACGCACACGGCGCTGCTGCGGAACGCGGGGCTGGTGACGACGGCGCGGGACGGGAAGAGCGTGCGGCACGAGCTGACGGCGGTGGGGCGGCAGTTGGTGGAGCTGAATCCCGGGGATGGGTGA
- a CDS encoding MarR family winged helix-turn-helix transcriptional regulator, producing MQPDTHPVTHEADAEAADAEAADTAEVVAAVLAASRLIVGMSARALADVDDSLTLPQLRTLVVLADRPPMKQAELASELGVNPSTVLRMADRLAAAGLMERQPNPDSRREQLVVLTRAGSDLVHRVMDRRSEEVEALVGRLTPADRAGLVHGLRALTEAVPDTYPDSPDHPGLRLG from the coding sequence GTGCAGCCGGACACCCATCCCGTCACACACGAAGCCGACGCGGAAGCAGCAGACGCCGAAGCCGCCGACACCGCGGAAGTCGTCGCGGCGGTCCTGGCCGCCTCACGCCTGATCGTCGGCATGTCCGCCCGCGCCCTGGCCGACGTCGACGACTCCCTGACCCTCCCGCAGCTGCGCACGCTGGTCGTCCTGGCCGACCGCCCGCCGATGAAGCAGGCCGAGCTGGCCTCCGAACTCGGCGTGAACCCCTCCACCGTGCTGCGCATGGCCGATCGCCTGGCCGCCGCCGGCCTGATGGAGCGCCAGCCCAACCCCGACAGCCGGCGCGAACAGCTCGTCGTCCTCACCCGGGCCGGCAGCGATCTGGTCCACCGGGTCATGGACCGGCGCTCCGAGGAGGTCGAGGCCCTGGTCGGCAGGCTGACGCCGGCCGACCGCGCGGGCCTGGTGCACGGTCTGCGGGCGCTGACCGAGGCGGTGCCGGACACCTATCCGGACTCGCCGGACCACCCGGGACTCCGACTCGGGTAG
- a CDS encoding ester cyclase, translating into MNTEHRSAQDKISALERVQAAANAGDLDLVLELIDEVCAPDMIVSTPLKLPISGVELQKTVFRMLLAAFPDLHIHTEDRLVDGDKVVYRNVVTGTHQGTYLGVEPTGKKITYDEIFIVRLDSSGRIAQTWGVVDTAAQMRQLGIISDIKH; encoded by the coding sequence ATGAACACCGAGCACCGCTCTGCCCAGGACAAAATCTCCGCCCTCGAACGCGTCCAGGCCGCCGCGAACGCCGGCGACCTCGACCTCGTCCTGGAGCTGATCGACGAGGTCTGCGCGCCGGACATGATCGTGAGCACCCCGCTGAAGCTCCCGATCAGCGGCGTCGAACTCCAGAAGACCGTGTTCCGGATGCTGCTGGCGGCCTTCCCCGACCTGCACATCCACACCGAGGACCGGCTCGTCGACGGCGACAAGGTCGTCTACCGCAATGTGGTCACCGGCACGCATCAGGGGACGTACCTGGGTGTCGAGCCGACCGGCAAGAAGATCACGTACGACGAGATCTTCATCGTGCGCCTGGATTCCTCCGGCCGCATCGCGCAGACCTGGGGCGTCGTCGACACCGCCGCGCAGATGCGGCAGCTCGGGATCATCTCCGACATCAAGCATTAG
- a CDS encoding tetratricopeptide repeat protein — translation MLGRGRGTDPQWITQEFAKAEDLAAVGQQERARDRYARLARRLASAPEDLQHYRGLALLGEAETILAMGIFTDAMVRFREAYPLLPEPFRQLPRWLVRQFAEERLRAEDGDLKPIIDFLKAITYGLEPGDEDTAIRTVMWLQKACTTGPTAQREATARAALAALPGVDWPVLALTTMMRRDGRVKEAEDLLAAAVPGGSGELWFRWGIQLSTLLRYDDAISAYDEAFRRGTGPASPWSRGAWLRPEALLFRGLAHQQMGRTGQAETDLRTASQYAPQDPRVHYSLGRLAVQLGDDDLAWNHFSNSLAVEAAFAPARLGLALLREQAGRPAEAIAHYQAALRHDAHSRAARIRLGAVLLAAGRRKEAQGLLEPESGQSSYWGGMATFHYGLAQLRANNPAAAIDTWDRLGTTELRDWTAVARDREARKRLGSDPTAARLQWQIAYLDSPEVVEHRIALREAALREAAFMLLAGREIPDNREKAAVALDLAASLPAGERADGLRGRQNRLRALVDLAGGATTDLGTFLDVEGRMRDRCHLAVAALLDDRVEDAETLLAELPDDPDCDPAVARARGLYAERTGHWYDAVRWYQRFLGNDVASGSGPSQVIGAGADAGADAEPEPRLRDDDTQSLDIQEIANAGPLVAAQRLAAEAEPDDAEPPLPCVAIADVECGKDAVGACAGCGREGCRTHLFRPAGTTSYRCEKCAGPALQSLLYAARKAGVPDEAELTLTSWADALGSSALTRPLRRQLALLRAEAGDLDGALARLPEDAQAEGVELLIRRAASAIERGEPYRALGDLRQALEIQPDQPEALAALEALSEYSARQHAEEGRHEAAFSGYLALVREDPTNARLLHALGLSSYQLARVSNRDEHWMWTIGCLVTALYAPDFWARVVGVGDVEADREQIARNRRTLIDELRNDLRFADLAAYRGGDEVDAWSVRIGMDVFACEADPQVSPTLDALLRQQPDTPALAEWRDLADAMHAVDPDAAEDDEAARVAVLYGPFGPQHFLYEDGKFEPAIAALDTVAEADRDEVWTALLRKTLVMRGMELHLDEQWAPALECIARAATLDPDQKPDAVWVEIAAESGMNAARELLRIAEEGERPVSVDATATVNMAATSAPFIADATKTVNIAAAGLSGPSGLSGPSGLSGPSGRAADAAVAGADGSGAGGAGDGETPAPVSVLQSVVDVLERALSVAPDVTALRNELGVAHMRRTRELRSEVRDYVLALSHARRAVELRPHDKEAAALLEVVLAERAGSLTRPGPDGDLLEAVQWWQELSEIDASKPEYHAGLSQALKLLACSAALADRRALALDRMAWGLLADKNWTGDADTEAPREIATLLIADAMNTHNPRPFHDRAHRLRTALAYRDTKELRDLMAALWRNEATFQYETRHYGLCAALLEEALQVEQGGAPAGDPDATTILNLRIPRPDEPRAGGMQPFHWHRYPRARALLKRTVDHFPDEDELRELHARSTAPEDPAST, via the coding sequence TTGCTGGGGCGTGGACGAGGGACGGACCCGCAGTGGATCACCCAGGAGTTCGCGAAGGCGGAGGACCTGGCTGCGGTGGGTCAGCAGGAGCGGGCTCGCGATCGCTATGCGCGCCTGGCCCGACGCCTGGCCTCCGCGCCTGAGGATTTGCAGCATTATCGGGGTCTTGCCCTACTCGGCGAAGCCGAGACCATCCTGGCGATGGGCATCTTCACGGACGCCATGGTCCGCTTCCGCGAGGCCTACCCGCTGCTGCCCGAGCCCTTCCGGCAGCTGCCGCGCTGGCTGGTGCGGCAGTTCGCCGAGGAGCGGCTGCGCGCCGAGGACGGCGACCTCAAGCCGATCATCGACTTCCTGAAAGCGATCACCTACGGCCTGGAGCCGGGCGACGAGGACACTGCGATCCGCACTGTCATGTGGCTCCAGAAGGCCTGCACCACCGGGCCCACCGCGCAGCGCGAGGCCACGGCCCGGGCCGCGCTGGCCGCGCTGCCCGGCGTCGACTGGCCGGTGCTGGCGCTGACCACCATGATGCGCCGCGACGGCCGGGTGAAGGAGGCCGAGGACCTGCTGGCCGCCGCGGTGCCCGGCGGCAGCGGCGAGCTGTGGTTCCGCTGGGGCATCCAGCTCAGCACCCTGCTGCGCTACGACGACGCCATCTCCGCCTACGACGAGGCCTTCCGCCGCGGCACCGGCCCGGCCTCGCCGTGGTCGCGCGGGGCGTGGCTGCGCCCCGAGGCGCTGCTGTTCCGGGGCCTGGCGCACCAGCAGATGGGCCGCACCGGCCAGGCCGAGACCGACCTGCGCACCGCGTCCCAGTACGCGCCGCAGGATCCGCGCGTCCACTACTCGCTGGGCCGGCTGGCCGTGCAGCTCGGCGACGACGATTTGGCGTGGAACCACTTCAGCAACTCCCTGGCCGTCGAGGCGGCCTTCGCCCCGGCCCGGCTGGGCCTGGCGCTGCTGCGCGAGCAGGCCGGCCGTCCGGCCGAGGCGATCGCGCACTACCAGGCCGCGCTGCGGCACGACGCGCATTCGCGCGCCGCGAGAATTCGGCTGGGTGCCGTACTGCTGGCCGCCGGCCGCCGCAAGGAGGCCCAGGGCCTGCTGGAACCGGAGTCCGGGCAGTCGTCCTATTGGGGCGGCATGGCCACCTTCCACTACGGCCTGGCGCAGCTGCGGGCCAACAACCCGGCCGCCGCCATCGACACCTGGGACCGGCTGGGCACCACCGAACTGCGGGACTGGACCGCCGTGGCCCGCGACCGGGAAGCGCGCAAGCGCCTCGGCAGCGACCCGACGGCCGCGCGGCTCCAGTGGCAGATCGCGTACTTGGACTCCCCGGAGGTCGTCGAGCACCGGATAGCCCTGCGGGAGGCCGCGCTGCGCGAGGCGGCCTTCATGCTGTTGGCCGGACGGGAGATTCCCGACAACCGGGAGAAAGCGGCCGTGGCGCTCGATCTGGCCGCCTCGCTCCCGGCCGGCGAGCGCGCGGACGGCCTGCGCGGCCGGCAGAACCGGCTGCGGGCCCTGGTCGACCTGGCCGGCGGCGCCACGACGGACCTGGGGACCTTCCTCGACGTCGAGGGCCGCATGCGCGACCGCTGCCACCTGGCCGTGGCCGCGCTGCTGGACGACCGCGTCGAGGACGCCGAGACCCTGCTGGCCGAACTGCCCGACGACCCGGACTGCGATCCGGCGGTCGCCCGGGCCCGAGGCCTGTACGCCGAGCGCACCGGCCACTGGTACGACGCCGTGCGGTGGTACCAGCGCTTCCTGGGCAACGACGTCGCCAGCGGATCCGGCCCTTCGCAGGTCATCGGCGCCGGCGCCGACGCGGGTGCCGACGCCGAGCCCGAACCCAGGCTCCGGGACGACGACACCCAGAGCCTGGACATCCAGGAGATCGCCAACGCCGGACCGCTGGTCGCCGCCCAGCGCCTGGCCGCGGAGGCCGAGCCGGACGATGCGGAGCCGCCGCTGCCGTGCGTGGCCATCGCGGACGTCGAGTGCGGCAAGGACGCCGTCGGAGCCTGTGCCGGATGCGGCCGCGAAGGCTGCCGGACGCACCTGTTCCGCCCCGCCGGGACCACCTCCTACCGCTGTGAGAAGTGCGCCGGACCGGCCCTGCAGTCGCTGCTGTACGCGGCCCGCAAGGCCGGGGTCCCCGACGAGGCCGAGCTCACCCTGACCTCCTGGGCCGACGCCCTGGGCAGCAGCGCCCTGACCCGGCCGCTGCGCCGCCAGCTGGCCCTGCTGCGGGCCGAGGCCGGCGACCTGGACGGCGCGCTGGCCCGCCTGCCCGAGGACGCCCAGGCCGAGGGCGTAGAGCTGCTCATCCGGCGTGCGGCCTCGGCGATCGAGCGCGGCGAGCCGTACCGGGCGCTCGGCGATCTGCGGCAGGCACTGGAGATCCAGCCCGACCAGCCCGAGGCGCTGGCGGCGCTGGAGGCGCTGTCGGAGTACTCCGCGCGGCAGCACGCCGAAGAGGGACGTCATGAAGCCGCCTTCTCCGGGTATCTCGCGTTGGTGCGCGAGGACCCGACGAACGCCCGGCTGCTGCACGCCCTCGGGCTGTCTTCGTACCAGCTGGCCCGGGTCTCGAACCGGGACGAGCACTGGATGTGGACCATCGGCTGCCTGGTGACGGCGCTGTACGCGCCGGACTTCTGGGCGCGGGTGGTCGGGGTCGGCGACGTCGAGGCCGACCGCGAGCAGATCGCGCGGAACCGCCGCACCCTGATCGACGAGCTGCGGAACGACCTGCGGTTCGCCGACCTGGCGGCCTACCGGGGCGGCGACGAGGTGGACGCCTGGAGCGTCCGGATCGGGATGGACGTCTTCGCCTGCGAGGCGGACCCGCAGGTCAGCCCGACGCTGGACGCGCTGCTGCGTCAGCAGCCGGACACCCCGGCGCTGGCCGAGTGGCGCGACCTCGCCGACGCGATGCACGCGGTGGACCCCGACGCGGCCGAGGACGACGAGGCGGCGCGCGTCGCGGTGCTGTACGGGCCGTTCGGTCCGCAGCACTTCCTGTACGAGGACGGCAAGTTCGAGCCGGCGATAGCGGCCCTGGACACGGTCGCCGAGGCCGACCGCGACGAGGTGTGGACCGCGCTGCTGCGCAAGACACTCGTCATGCGCGGTATGGAACTGCACCTGGACGAGCAGTGGGCGCCGGCGCTGGAGTGCATAGCCCGGGCGGCCACGCTGGATCCGGATCAGAAGCCCGACGCGGTCTGGGTGGAGATCGCCGCCGAGTCCGGGATGAACGCGGCGCGGGAGCTGCTGCGGATCGCCGAGGAAGGCGAGCGGCCGGTCTCCGTGGACGCTACGGCGACGGTGAACATGGCGGCCACGAGCGCGCCGTTCATAGCGGACGCGACCAAGACGGTGAACATCGCGGCGGCCGGCTTGTCCGGTCCGTCTGGTCTGTCCGGTCCATCTGGTCTATCCGGTCCGTCCGGGCGGGCTGCGGATGCTGCTGTGGCCGGTGCTGACGGCAGTGGTGCCGGTGGTGCCGGCGACGGCGAGACTCCTGCGCCGGTCAGCGTTCTGCAGAGCGTGGTCGACGTGCTGGAGCGCGCGCTGTCCGTGGCGCCCGACGTCACCGCCCTGCGGAACGAACTGGGTGTCGCGCATATGCGGCGGACCAGGGAACTGCGCTCGGAAGTGCGGGACTATGTGCTGGCGCTGTCGCACGCGCGGCGTGCGGTCGAATTGCGGCCCCACGACAAGGAAGCCGCGGCGCTGCTGGAAGTGGTGCTCGCCGAGCGGGCCGGCTCGCTGACCCGGCCCGGCCCCGACGGCGACCTGCTGGAGGCCGTGCAGTGGTGGCAGGAACTCAGTGAGATCGACGCCTCGAAGCCCGAGTACCACGCCGGCCTGTCGCAGGCGCTGAAGCTGCTGGCGTGCTCAGCCGCCCTGGCCGACCGGCGCGCCTTGGCGCTGGACCGGATGGCCTGGGGCCTGCTGGCCGACAAGAACTGGACCGGCGACGCCGACACCGAGGCCCCGCGCGAGATAGCGACCCTGCTCATCGCCGACGCGATGAACACGCACAACCCGCGCCCCTTCCACGACCGCGCGCACCGCCTGCGCACCGCGCTGGCGTACCGCGACACGAAGGAACTCCGGGACCTGATGGCCGCGTTGTGGAGGAACGAAGCCACTTTCCAGTACGAGACCCGGCACTACGGCCTGTGCGCCGCGCTCCTGGAGGAGGCGCTCCAGGTCGAACAGGGCGGCGCCCCCGCCGGCGACCCGGACGCCACCACGATCCTGAACCTGCGCATCCCCCGCCCCGACGAACCCCGCGCCGGAGGCATGCAACCCTTCCACTGGCACCGCTACCCGCGGGCCCGAGCCCTGCTGAAGCGCACCGTGGACCACTTCCCCGACGAAGACGAGCTCCGAGAACTCCACGCCCGGAGCACCGCCCCCGAAGACCCCGCGAGCACCTGA